The Fusarium falciforme chromosome 7, complete sequence genome window below encodes:
- a CDS encoding Metallophos domain-containing protein, with product MLRIGALIASFAVLPCQALVPRQSNNNDLPPLKFNDDGAFQICVFSDLHYATDASGSGPDVDRRSTKVIGDVLDFGTPDLVVFNGDLINGEDTYRDNSTHYIDQIVAPLVERNLTWASTYGNHDHNFNINGDDILEREQRFTGSRTQKMVDGTNAGTTNYYLPVYASNCTTTRDCTPELILWFFDSRGGFYYQGGRQHNWVHSSVVEWFNETNAELVEEYGKEIPSLAFVHIPIHASYVFQQQADGPGENTQPGINEEDVVQQGDGWCAEGESGSCDYGDQDLPFMRALVSTPGVIGLFYGHDHGNSWCYKWDDQLPGMNITGSGINLCYGQHTGYGGYGDWIRGGRQIFVTQEGLKDLEIDTHILLESGDVVGSVSLNSTFNTDRYEATPNQKTYWDTASSAPALAMGAGGIYASTLLTLLWLAV from the exons ATGGAGCTTTCCAGATCTGCGTGTTCTCGGACCTCCATTATGCAACAG ATGCATCAGGATCAGGTCCAGACGTTGATCGCCGATCGACCAAGGTCATAGGCGATGTGCTTGACTTTGGCACGCCGGATCTAGTCGTGTTCAACGGAGACCTCATAAACGGCGAAGACACATACCGCGACAATAGCACCCATTATATAGATCAGATCGTCGCACCGCTGGTGGAACGCAACCTAACCTGGGCTTCCACATACGGAAATCACGATCACAACTTCAACATCAACGGAGATGACATCTTGGAACGCGAGCAAAGGTTCACCGGCTCTCGAACCCAGAAGATGGTTGATGGGACGAATGCCGGCACCACCAACTACTACCTTCCCGTATACGCATCCAATTGCACGACGACTCGAGATTGCACTCCTGAGCTGATCCTCTGGTTCTTTGATAGTCGTGGAGGCTTCTACTATCAGGGTGGGCGTCAGCACAATTGGGTACACTCGAGCGTGGTGGAATGGTTCAACGAAACCAATGCCGAACTAGTCGAGGAATACGGCAAGGAAATCCCATCCCTTGCGTTCGTCCACATCCCGATTCACGCCTCTTATGTATTCCAGCAACAAGCTGATGGCCCTGGCGAGAACACCCAGCCAGGCATCAACGAGGAAGATGTCGTGCAGCAGGGCGATGGATGGTGTGCCGAAGGTGAGAGCGGAAGCTGTGATTATGGAGATCAGGACCTGCCCTTTATGCGCGCTCTAGTCTCGACGCCAGGAGTTATTGGACTCTTTTACGGTCACGATCACGGAAATTCATGGTGCTACAAGTGGGACGATCAACTTCCCGGCATGAACATCACCGGAAGCGGCATCAATCTCTGCTACGGCCAGCACACGGGCTATGGAGGTTATGGAGACTGGATCAGAGGTGGACGCCAGATCTTTGTGACACAAGAGGGCCTGAAAGATCTCGAGATCGATACGCATATTCTTCTCGAGTCGGGCGACGTTGTGGGCAGCGTCTCACTAAACTCGACCTTCAACACGGATCGCTACGAGGCGACTCCGAACCAAAAGACGTATTGGGATACTGCTAGCAGTGCGCCTGCTTTGGCCATGGGTGCTGGGGGTATTTACGCATCGACTCTACTGACACTGCTCTGGTTGGCGGTATAA
- a CDS encoding Zn(2)-C6 fungal-type domain-containing protein yields the protein MDAPLSNPGPDVTRPSIQSTNPVRWASSRRSRVCDRCIRQKIKCDLNQPCCSACDAYGHTCSYSRTRKKPGPIRGSSRRPGRPASAASPTASSSDSQDITVINESFGVTWHIASTPEATGEPNPTAQPLNTLSDAAKTLNTFSSQLSEEARHELAHTFASTVNASFPLFPLHTFPTQLRGGEVSEGLASIVYAISAKLTGATLHMDLDAALSSLVESSTAETSSISKPNALNEWRAACLLAWYGFYQYQGQKIDDCISNLARKAYHIGLHQIDSLSNVSTFGWDLLSEAAAEEWRHVWWSIYLLDTHLSYSTATPSQIQPDSIGTALLRGDLTRTTASARNGAKTLIPTDQADLWKVIQEIVTVNGRDIFGLHIAVNALLKEAIAVHRRGRQNPRYPTQERISELEDCLCGIRLSLPFNYLRMVRDVAGGESVASYHCRLLTILKLQSTQMMLGLPGRQVDEAQFQANWRENLETCHRLFEIISHWDKECVFAVDPELCIIVMGLLVLFHLHNKASGISNPSSSVQLTRLQDILRVILQKHARQWKLAQILLDSYDALVTKISEPLGLDDLFHVIDQFQGPLHLKWANFVRPDHDAELRAVGRRCLDSYGSSVGYAL from the exons ATGGATGCTCCTTTGTCCAATCCTGGTCCTGATGTGACAAGGCCGTCAATCCAGTCAACCAACCCAGTCCGTTGGGCCtcaagcagaagaagcagggTTTGCGATCGATGTATTAG GCAAAAGATCAAAT GTGATTTGAATCAACCTTGCTGCTCAGCTTGCGACGCATATGGCCACACTTGCTCCTATTCGCGAACACGAAAGAAACCAGGACCCATTAGGGGCTCAAGTCGACGACCTGGCCGCCCAGCATCCGCGGCATCTCCtactgcttcttcttcagacTCCCAGGACATAACTGTCATAAACGAAAGCTTCGGTGTAACATGGCATATAGCATCTACGCCAGAGGCCACAGGAGAACCCAATCCTACGGCTCAACCACTAAACACATTATCCGATGCGGCCAAGACCCTGAATACATTCTCCTCGCAACTTTCTGAAGAAGCCCGTCATGAATT GGCCCACACCTTTGCATCTACAGTCAACGCATCGTTTCCCTTGTTTCCTTTACACACGTTCCCCACTCAGctaagaggaggagaagtgtCTGAGGGATTGGCATCGATCGTATATGCCATCTCTGCTAAGCTCACCGGGGCGACCCTACACATGGACCTCGACGCTGCGCTAAGCTCCCTAGTTGAGTCCTCGACCGCTGAGACTTCGAGCATTTCCAAGCCCAATGCCCTCAACGAGTGGCGAGCCGCCTGTCTTCTGGCTTGGTATGGGTTCTATCAGTACCAAGGCCAAAAGATCGACGATTGTATCTCAAATCTGGCTCGCAAGGCATACCACATTGGCCTCCACCAGATCGACAGTCTGTCTAATGTGTCGACCTTTGGTTGGGACCTTTTGAGCGAAGCGGCTGCCGAAGAATGGCGCCACGTATGGTGGAGCATTTACCTGCTGGACACTCACCTAAGTTACTCAACAGCGACCCCCAGCCAGATACAGCCTGATAGTATCGGCACAGCGTTGTTGCGAGGAGACTTGACGAGAACAACAGCCAGCGCGCGAAATGGCGCCAAGACACTCATTCCTACCGACCAGGCCGATCTGTGGAAGGTGATTCAAGAGATTGTCACTGTCAATGGTAGGGACATTTTCGGCCTTCATATCGCGGTCAACGCATTGTTGAAAGAAGCCATAGCAGTCCATCGCCGTGGTAGACAAAACCCTCGCTATCCAACGCAGGAGAGAATCTCAGAGTTAGAGGATTGTCTCTGCGGCATTCGATTATCACTGCCTTTCAACTACTTGCGGATGGTGCGCGATGTGGCTGGTGGCGAATCAGTGGCCAGCTACCATTGCCGTCTGTTGACTATCCTCAAGCTTCAGTCAACACAGATGATGCTCGGCCTTCCCGGGCGTCAAGTTGACGAAGCTCAGTTTCAAGCGAACTGGAGGGAAAATCTTGAGACCTGCCATCGCCTATTCGAGATAATCTCCCACTGGGACAAGGAATGCGTCTTCGCAGTTGACCCGGAACTTTGCATCATCGTGATGGGCCTACTTGTGCTTTTCCACTTGCACAACAAAGCAAGCGGCATTTCGAACCCATCATCGTCAGTCCAACTCACACGTCTACAGGACATTCTTCGGGTCATTTTACAGAAGCATGCAAGACAATGGAAGTTGGCTCAAATCCTGTTAG ACAGCTACGATGCCCTGGTAACCAAGATATCGGAGCCTTTgggccttgatgatctctTCCATGTGATCGACCAATTTCAAGGGCCTCTTCATCTTAAATGGGCGAACTTTGTCCGTCCAGATCATGATGCGGAGCTAAGAGCAGTGGGGAGGAGGTGTCTCGATAGCTATGGGTCAAGCGTCGGCTACGCTCTATGA
- a CDS encoding Ferric oxidoreductase domain-containing protein: MSRLIPSLAVFLVPVVLGAVTIGLTYAPCYATVCPEDYLDKETKYHLAIFYGMLLVLGFALYLRSSSRSLHALSSHRSSAELPLLRKYVTFGGVATTIFIAAVTLATAALWWPALWKYWGDRTDPLDWDSAKIRLTVTGVTGHYADILLGLLIIPVSRNNLVGRAFKLHQSTLRFAHKVVGYLFLLVVAAHGVAYAMYALDPSSDDDERKNKAFSTGNPTMTLKDSEGRSGWYTTTTYNGAAAFVVIIIITITASAWIRRRSYNFFYYTHVMCSILIFVGASIHASTDFYLLLPGLCLWVVDWAYRLFRGEGGGLHEKINATLENAGEGWYRLSLPVVTRCMKNYDEIPESHAETGMSSLTPLKTYYINIPSVSKLQNHAFTAAVPASSTSGPVFLFQRAGKASKKSQKEWTWKVGALIPHPNDFTTLEVRLEGPYEPRDTKFQQASHIICVVGGTGVTGVYSLVTWWLRFRAQDTNSRFTFIWALRHREQANVNEWLHLEETAASVPNLTLITHISSADGRMDPGKLIRQSLTLDRISSAFPADGRQAKEATVWIYSSGPDGLIRATEAACVKIRHEIREMRGESHIKAIDWYMAKWEV; encoded by the exons ATGTCGCGTCTTATCCCAAGTCTCGCTGTCTTCCTCGTCCCCGTCGTACTTGGGGCAGTCACAATCGGTCTGACCTATGCGCCGTGTTACGCTACTGTATGCCCTGAAGACTACCTCGACAAAGAAACAAAGTATCACTTGGCCATATTCTACGGCATGCTCCTGGTCCTGGGTTTTGCACTCTACCTGCGGTCATCATCTCGCTCTCTTCATGCTCTGAGTAGTCATCGGTCTTCAGCtgagcttcctcttcttcgcaaGTATGTCACTTTTGGGGGCGTTGCCACCACAATATTCATCGCTGCGGTCACACTGGCTACGGCTGCCCTCTGGTGGCCCGCTCTCTGGAAATATTGGGGCGACAGAACTGATCCTTTGGACTGGGACTCTGCCAAGATTCGTCTCACTGTCACTGGCGTAACAGGACACTACGCCGATATTCTCCTGGGCCTGTTGATCATACCAGTCTCGAGGAACAACTTGGTGGGGCGAGCCTTCAAGTTACATCAGAGCACGTTGCGGTTCGCTCATAAAGTGGTTGGGTACCTCTTCTTGCTGGTAGTGGCGGCTCACGGAGTTGCTTACGCT ATGTATGCGCTCGACCCttccagcgacgacgacgagaggaAAAACAAGGCCTTTAGTACCGGAAATCCGACCATGACCCTTAAAGATAGCGAAGGACGGAGCGGGTGgtacaccaccaccacctacAACGGAGCGGCTGCATTTGTCGTCATTATCATCATCACGATTACCGCCTCTGCTTGGATCCGAAGACGCAGCTACAACTTCTTCTATTACACCCACGTCATGTGTAGTATTCTCATCTTCGTTGGGGCCAGTATACACGCTAGCACCGACTTTTACCTTCTGTTGCCTGGCCTGTGCCTGTGGGTTGTCGATTGGGCTTATCGACTATTCCGTGGAGAAGGCGGCGGGTTGCATGAAAAGATCAACGCGACGTTGGAGAACGCGGGAGAAGGCTGGTACAGGCTGTCGCTTCCTGTTGTTACCCGTTGCATGAAAAACTATGATGAAATCCCGGAGTCTCACGCCGAAACCGGCATGTCGTCTCTCACTCCTCTCAAAACCTACTACATCAACATTCCCTCGGTCAGCAAGCTTCAGAACCACGCCTTCACAGCGGCCGTCCCAGCTTCCAGTACCTCAGGACCGGTCTTTCTCTTTCAAAGGGCAGGCAAAGCATCAAAGAAGAGTCAAAAGGAGTGGACATGGAAGGTCGGGGCGTTGATTCCCCATCCAAATGACTTTACCACGTTAGAAGTGCGACTGGAGGGTCCGTATGAGCCGCGAGACACAAAATTCCAACAAGCTTCTCACATTATCTGTGTTGTGGGTGGGACTGGAGTCACGGGTGTATACAGTCTCGTCACCTGGTGGTTGAGGTTTCGAGCGCAGGATACCAACAGCAGATTCACTTTTATCTGGGCTCTTCGGCACAGAGAACAAGCGAATGTCAATGAGTGGCTTCATCTAGAAGAAACAGCGGCATCGGTTCCGAATCTGACACTCATCACTCATATCAGCTCCGCTGATGGCAGGATGGACCCGGGCAAGCTGATCCGGCAGTCTCTTACCCTCGATCGCATTTCGAGCGCATTTCCTGCAGATGGGCGACAAGCCAAAGAGGCCACTGTCTGGATTTATAGTTCAGGTCCGGATGGTTTGATCCGAGCGACAGAAGCGGCTTGTGTGAAAATAAGACATGAGATTAGGGAAATGAGAGGCGAATCCCACATCAAAGCGATTGACTGGTACATGGCCAAGTGGGAGGTTTAG